The DNA segment tcttttcaaaatgatcaagtgaagtttagttcacttaatctgttttctcaacttctaaaacggtttgaacaacttaaatagtgcggaaatagttcagaggttttagtgatgcaaaagcaagttataacacgatgtatgagcaatatataagataaatatgcagtaaagactaaggaacgatttatggaagttcgaaggcttaatccttctacgtctccccttcttccacttaggaaggaattcactagaagactttggttattacaacgtcttgcaatacacccacttcagacttaggacttatccaatgcctaatccgaaactcctagatttacacagataagattctcagttcttatcagactggtggaagctttcagagtagcttcaagtctcttcaataatgaatacagtccgattgagcttctcaaactgcagagcggtcgagaggcttggaaaccctaggatgatccttgaagatcagatatgtaaactgtaggcgagggtttatttgagcagcaagtgaatgatcttgtaagtgtgctcaagtattgcttcagtatatcagatgaggacttctgatagtattcaagtgattgagttgattgagatttttcgtgttgcttgtcttcttttttttttttttttcacttcttgagcaatcttccctttatataggtcaatcaccaacgtctttattttgaacgttctgatgctgcattgaatgcacatttaatgcttcataaatgcattgatgattctgcatgaagatcgtacacttctttaaatgcagacaacttccagggtccaaaactggtataaacggtcgaatgctttatctgtagccattctgcgtttttgccattttagtgcaacctgttgtctcgatgcaagagtcaacagatcttctgatacgccggttctgcttttgataaaagatcttgcaatgaacgtcttgtctcaagtatttgtcttgagatatcttgataaacaGTTGActttctaccggtagatagatttatcctctgctggtttgaataaccagtcgataggcttgtgactgcaaccggtcgagagacaaaggcggttgacaagcttccggtagataacttgaagggtttagacggttgcggtaggagttgtagtagattcctgaaatacaaaagattggcagcacattcctatacaatgagttgttgtttgttatcaccaaaatgtcggattcaacaatttctgGGCCACGATGTATACAACTTTTTACAAACCAACCACTATAAGATTCCAAAATTATTtcatcatattttaattttaaaatatcataaaaattgattttagtAAATTTATAGTTTAATAAATAACTAATATATCTCGATAAGTATTCTTTTATCTAGAGCTCAACTTAAATGATTATATCACCTTAACTAACATAAGATATTAGGCTAcatgatatattttaaaaaaaattgggatTTATCTGGGTCTTTTCCTTGTATGCAAACATCCGAATGAAAACCTCTTTGTAATGAATCAACAACATATTATTACTTGAAACCTTTTGCACAACATTTTAGATTCTTttagatataaaaaaaatttctcaatgGTTCGAGGACCCGTGGAGAAAATCCGAAACGAAATGGTTTGGGGGAGATTTTTCAGGTATGAGTTcggagatttttaaaaatcctaaaATCATATTGGGGCGGGGATGTGGATAACAGTGAATATTTTTTAAGATAATGTCTACATGCAATACTTGAACCCGAGGTTTTTTATAAAATCCCCGAACCCAAACTCATACCTGAAAAGCTTCTCCAAACTCGTTTCGTTTCGTGTTTTCCTCACAGGCCCCCAACCAGtgagaaaaattttcatatctaataactgaaatccattttcatgatatggttTTGACATCTGTGAGAAATCAAGTAGAAGTAAAAGTGTGCCCACTTGTTTTTTCCATCATGTGTGTCGagatgacataaaaaataatcaatatcaAGATTCAAGATTGCTTCCAGTATTTTTTGACATCAACATGTACGAGAAATACACCAATGCAACAAAGGCGGGGAAGCGAATAATTCCGTTAGTAAAGTGACAGATTTTAAAGTATGCTAAAAAATATGATTACTGCTTTCATCCAAAGCAATGAACTCACAGATCAAAAATCAATATTTCAAATTCTGTGTTGAGGCACTGCTTTATTTATACAATaaaatttgcaatttttgttatttatatagTGTTTTTTGTATGAACGATATAAAATCAATTACTTTGAGAAATTGCGAGAAAAGAGAGAATTTCGTGCATTTTTCTTGTCAAACGAATACCCAATAAAGTTCTTCAATCAGTTTATCTTCAATGAAGGAATATTTTTTTCGACAAAGATCCTccaatgcaatgcatgaagGGTGATGGAATTAACTATCACATGACAAAATTACTAAGAGTCCGTTTGGGAATAGTAGATAGTTTAGGAAAAtcacttattttaaataaaaaaagtgCTTTTCTTAAAAAGTTATGCATTTGGTTACAATAgccgttttttttaaaaaaaacacttacTTAAGCCCAAATAAGCGCTTTTTTAAAAGCCAAAAATTTTGGCTTTTGGTTTCtgcttatgtttttattttaaaaatcacaTTTTTAACATTTATCCAACACTAAAACTGCttctgtttttttatttaataaaagtccTTTTAAAAGCTGGATGTATTTAAGCGCTTTTTTAAGCCAATAACTTTTGTATCCAAACTAACCCTAAAATTAGCCACTTTagatcaattaaaattaaaagaaaaattcTTCTGATCTAAATACATGCAACATACATGTTGCGGTTCTTTTTGttttgattaatttattttggcTCAAATGAtattgttatatattttttccaaaaaaaaaaatcattgcaAGCATtaatgaattatttaatttgcttGTGGTATACGTGCCTTTAATAAGTTTTGATGACTTCCATTTAGGTTTGGAAAATAAGCCAGAACTAAAGGTAATTATTCAGTGCGTACTGAAAGATAAAAGGCTGCGAGTTATTATGTCATGAAAAATACATAATACACGTACACTAATtttatacttatatatatatatatatatatatcaaattttaatataattcatGATGACTTGTGTGGCCAATTAGTACTGGATCTCaattttctatttatatgtatccataataataataataataataataataataataataataataataatcgctGGACTAATTAAAACACTCTACAAGGGATTAAAATGTTAGTTTTATCTTGTTTCTTATAATAAAATTCCAAGTATTTATTTTATCCGTAgcacaaaaatttattaaaagctAAATTTATATGAAAACGACattaatcaaagattcatgTATTTTcgtaatttgaaaaaaaaaaataaaatcgtgGTTTTCATTatgcaaatttaaataattttgaatGCAAAATAAAACGATAGTTACAAAATCTAATGTGGAAATAATGCACATATATAAATGATTCTAGACATGCAGCCAAGCATATtatgttaaatttaaagaaaagtaattattttttacaaaattaattgtttatttttaatACAATCTAATTATTAACACCAACTTAAATGTGCACAATTCAACTTATTTTGAGTGCATTTGGTTAAGAAACCAaaagagaatttttttttttttttttatttacatatGAGTTTTGATCTTCAGGGTACCAATCGTGAGCACTTCCGTGAGCAGCGGTTGATGTGAAATCTGGTAcatccaatatatatatatataaccttcttcatatatattaaaatttgacatcacacatatatataatttatttttttgatttattcATAGTATATAGTAATTTTGAACTTAAAAGAAATGCACAATCAATTGTTCTGCTCTTCATTCATCCGTTTGGTATGACATCTCCTTTTCTAGAATCAAATCAGCAACTGcaagtttatatttaattagcTGAATTACTCGTGAAACAAATGCTACCTATGACATCTTTGTTATTTTTGATCGTGACTAAATTATCAGTTAAAGAGAAAATCTTATCATAGTTATGAATGAGGATGAATCGAGATAGCTTTCCTTGAAATTCCTATTCTACAGCATAAGAGGCAGCTTTTCAATCTATCATATATAAGATTTTACAATATCGTACACTCAAATATTATGTAATAAGGAAACAAacttaagaaaataaatatatataaaacacaTATACTGAAATCAAGATATGATAATTTATATATAGAAGTGAAACTTATTATTAAGAAAAAAACCATAtccatgaatatatatatattcaaatgattttagtAACTATAAACATATATAGCGTTTGCCAACAAGGCAAAGATCAATTTTCTTGCAAGCATTAATTCCAGGCAACGTCTCCATATCGATGTCTTCTTTCTTCATTCCATGAGGCAACTCCCACTCAAAGGAATAAAGAAGATTGGCAAGCGCAAGCTCCACTATTGTGATTCCTAGATTGATTCCTGGGCATCCTCTTCGTCCAGATCCAAACGGAAGAAACCCGAAATCTTGACCTTTGTAATCGATACTACTGTCCAAGAATCTCTCCGGGATGAATTCATTTGGATTTTCCCAGTACTCTGGGTCTAAACCGATTGCATAAACATTCACGTAAACTAATGTTTTTGCTGGGATTTCATATCCATCTATGGTGCATTTTTCTATTGTTTCCCTAGGGACTGAGAGTGGTGCGGGAGGAAACAATCTCAATGTTTCTTTGATGATTGCTTTTAGGTAAGGAAGATCTTTgatatcatcttcatctacgctACCTTTGTTTCCCACCAAGTTTCGAACTTCTTCTTGTGCTTTCTTCATTGTGTGGGGTGCCTTCATCATACCCGTCATTGCCCAAGCGATCACCACTGCACTTGTGTCCGTTCCAGCAACAAATAtgtcctatatatatataatcacatGATTATAACATGCACAGTGCACATCaagatataaataaataaatataatttttcatcATCAAAAAATTGatcaatatattaattaattaatttgagaatgGATTGGATTGATTATTACGTACGACGAGGACTCCCTTGATGTTGTCCCATCCAATTGAAGCGG comes from the Henckelia pumila isolate YLH828 chromosome 1, ASM3356847v2, whole genome shotgun sequence genome and includes:
- the LOC140874876 gene encoding 6,7,8-trihydroxycoumarin synthase-like, with translation MSLKKLTYNGSDITVSTYNDTWRELRKMGLLHLFSVKQVASLRPIRNHEVSCMIENITKKSNSNELINLSKAAFSLTNGVICKAGFGKRYDGEGKRRFDELFKNIQEMLAGFFVGDYFPLLGWIDKLSGMNSKLGKVFKDLDMFVQELIDDHLDPKRPESMNGDILDLLIGLKRDQAASIGWDNIKGVLVDIFVAGTDTSAVVIAWAMTGMMKAPHTMKKAQEEVRNLVGNKGSVDEDDIKDLPYLKAIIKETLRLFPPAPLSVPRETIEKCTIDGYEIPAKTLVYVNVYAIGLDPEYWENPNEFIPERFLDSSIDYKGQDFGFLPFGSGRRGCPGINLGITIVELALANLLYSFEWELPHGMKKEDIDMETLPGINACKKIDLCLVGKRYICL